From the genome of Acidimicrobiales bacterium:
AGGGTGCCGTGGCCAGGCCCGGCCACGGCCAGGTCGAGGGCCAGCAGCGTGATGGCCACCGCGAAGACGCCGTCGCTGAACGCCTCCAGCCTGGCGCTGTCCATGGGGTCCTGCTTACCTCAGGTCACGGCCAGCTGCCGGCGAAGGGGCGGGAGCACTTCGTTGCCGAGGCGCAGGATCTGGTCGCGGGCGTCCGCCGGTGTCACTCCAGGGACCTGGATGCGCAGGTTGAGCGCGTCGGCACCGGCTCGGCGGGCGACGTCGGCGAGCTGGTCGGCGACCGAGCCGGCCTTGGTACCGGTGACGAGCTGGTCGCTGCTCCAGTGCGACTGAGCGGCTGTCGACGCGTAGCCGCGGTAGACGTCGACCTGGCGTTCGAGACGATCGCGTGGCGGATCGCCGAGCCAGGCCCGCCGGACAAGGATGCACGGGCCGGTGCCGCCGGCCTGGCGGAAGACGTCGGTGAGCTGGCGGCAGCGCTCGGCGGTGGCCAGCGAGTCGAGCAGGATGCCGACGCCGCAGCCGGCGGCCCGCCTGGCCGCGGTCAGGCCGATGGCGGCGCTGACCACGGGCACGGGATGGAGGCGGCAGCGGCCAACAGCCGGATCGTCGGCGAGGCGGCCCGGCCTCGTGCCCCCCAGGATGCCGGCCACCTCGTCGAGCGACCTGGCGAACCGCGCCGTCAGGTCGTCCTGGGTCAGCCCCATGATCTCGAAGTCGCTCGCCAGCGCGCCTGCGGCCACCCCGACGCCGACGCGCTCGGGAAAGCGGGCAGCCAGCCAGGCCACCTCCTCTGCCACCAGGGCCGGCGGCCGGAGGGTGAGCAGCAGGGGGCACGCCGCGGCCCAGCCTCCGGCCATGGCGTCGA
Proteins encoded in this window:
- a CDS encoding LLM class flavin-dependent oxidoreductase, producing MSVGPLAPGSVSLRLYPHTELPATGIVDELRDQAALADRHGFDGVMTSEHHGGLAGYSPNPLQLAGWLLDAMAGGWAAACPLLLTLRPPALVAEEVAWLAARFPERVGVGVAAGALASDFEIMGLTQDDLTARFARSLDEVAGILGGTRPGRLADDPAVGRCRLHPVPVVSAAIGLTAARRAAGCGVGILLDSLATAERCRQLTDVFRQAGGTGPCILVRRAWLGDPPRDRLERQVDVYRGYASTAAQSHWSSDQLVTGTKAGSVADQLADVARRAGADALNLRIQVPGVTPADARDQILRLGNEVLPPLRRQLAVT